A region from the Chloroflexota bacterium genome encodes:
- a CDS encoding DUF4392 domain-containing protein — translation MTTSQNRRAAVAVEIADAVFPTDSRGLGACRGLLPEDAYARAAVAIADRPPAQAMLLTGFPVGGIGETDGPPGAMAVGLTLSALGWDVVTVACDTTVPVVDALLADVGPVIAAPCTERGAEEACEALRREYAPDLVVAIERPGTTADGRRLTMRGEDITGIAAALDPLMRAPLSVAVGDGGNEIGMGAIAPYLQAKGLIPGVSVTRASHLLLAEVSNWGAYGLVAMLDIVTGRDTLPDGATEAAWIERLVAAGAVDGMSRSNSAMVDGHSHQVNAQMLDRLREIVERCRGASGAA, via the coding sequence ATGACGACGAGCCAGAATCGCCGTGCCGCTGTTGCCGTTGAAATCGCCGATGCTGTTTTCCCGACGGACAGCCGTGGACTAGGCGCTTGTCGTGGCCTTCTTCCGGAGGACGCCTATGCCCGGGCAGCCGTAGCCATCGCGGATCGCCCGCCCGCCCAGGCCATGCTCCTGACCGGATTTCCAGTCGGCGGGATTGGAGAGACCGACGGACCTCCCGGAGCGATGGCGGTCGGCCTGACGCTTTCCGCGCTGGGGTGGGACGTGGTCACGGTGGCCTGCGACACCACGGTACCCGTGGTGGATGCGCTGCTTGCCGATGTCGGCCCGGTCATTGCCGCCCCGTGCACCGAACGCGGCGCCGAGGAGGCATGCGAAGCGTTGCGCCGTGAGTACGCGCCCGATCTGGTGGTGGCGATCGAGCGGCCGGGTACCACGGCGGACGGGCGTCGATTGACCATGCGCGGCGAGGACATTACCGGCATCGCCGCCGCGCTGGACCCGCTGATGCGCGCGCCACTCTCGGTGGCGGTCGGCGACGGCGGCAACGAGATCGGCATGGGCGCCATCGCGCCCTACCTCCAGGCCAAAGGCCTCATTCCCGGCGTCAGCGTGACCCGCGCGTCGCACCTGCTGCTGGCCGAGGTCAGCAACTGGGGCGCCTACGGCCTCGTCGCCATGCTGGATATCGTGACCGGGCGCGACACGCTGCCCGACGGCGCCACCGAGGCGGCCTGGATCGAGCGGCTGGTGGCGGCCGGCGCGGTGGACGGCATGTCCCGCTCGAACTCCGCCATGGTCGACGGCCACTCGCACCAGGTCAACGCGCAGATGCTTGATCGGCTGCGGGAGATCGTCGAACGCTGCCGAGGAGCCTCAGGCGCGGCATAA
- a CDS encoding putative hydro-lyase, producing the protein MAITERLETGAAVRAACRDGSWTATTAGLAPGYVQANLVMLPAALADDFEAFCIANPQPCPLLERTAVGDAEPLRFAPGADIRRDAPRYRVYVDGEARGGEPTDSLAHWRDDLVGFLLGCSFTFEAALHDAGIPLRHLEQDVIVPMFRTSVDCTPVGPFAGPMVVSMRPIPADRVDEAHEISARYPRVHGAPVHAGDPAALGIADIAAPDWGDPVEMRRDEVPVFWACGVTPQAVAQASRPPLMITHAPGHMFVTDWRDHELAGDAPALA; encoded by the coding sequence ATGGCGATCACGGAACGACTCGAAACCGGCGCGGCCGTGCGGGCGGCGTGCCGCGATGGCTCGTGGACCGCGACCACCGCCGGTCTGGCCCCGGGCTACGTCCAGGCCAACCTGGTCATGCTGCCGGCGGCACTGGCCGACGACTTCGAGGCCTTTTGCATCGCCAATCCACAACCGTGCCCGCTGCTGGAGCGCACCGCGGTTGGCGATGCCGAGCCGCTTCGATTCGCTCCCGGTGCCGACATCCGCCGCGACGCCCCGCGCTACCGCGTATACGTTGACGGAGAGGCGCGCGGCGGGGAGCCCACCGATTCGCTGGCGCACTGGCGCGACGACTTGGTGGGGTTTCTGCTCGGCTGCAGCTTCACGTTCGAGGCCGCGCTGCATGACGCCGGAATCCCTCTACGCCACCTTGAGCAGGATGTGATCGTGCCGATGTTCCGCACCTCGGTCGACTGCACGCCCGTCGGACCGTTCGCCGGTCCCATGGTCGTGAGCATGCGCCCCATCCCGGCCGATCGAGTGGACGAAGCCCACGAAATCTCGGCCCGCTACCCGCGCGTGCACGGGGCGCCCGTGCACGCCGGTGACCCAGCGGCGCTGGGTATTGCCGATATCGCGGCGCCGGATTGGGGCGATCCGGTCGAGATGCGCCGAGACGAAGTGCCGGTCTTCTGGGCGTGCGGCGTCACGCCCCAGGCCGTGGCGCAGGCCTCGCGTCCGCCACTGATGATCACCCATGCCCCCGGCCACATGTTCGTGACCGACTGGCGCGACCACGAGCTTGCCGGCGACGCGCCGGCGCTCGCCTAG